A window from Polynucleobacter sp. MWH-UH25E encodes these proteins:
- a CDS encoding A24 family peptidase, with the protein MIEHFNLFFGTNTVGSLYFLLLGLIVGSFLNVVIWRMPKALFSNAESAVDTGVSVSPWSCLFNPPSTTPCCGQKIAWRDNIPVFSWLRLRGKCRSCGKHISSRYLLVEFATGLAFMWSYVQFGLSFQMLLHCALFALLIILFWIDIETYYLPDCFTYSVLWLGLLGSAFNFLPLAPVAAILGAAVGYLLPWSINFLYWLWRGRDGFGGGDFKLLGALGAWLGVTTIMPILGLATILALLGVGLQMLLNKEQWNPERMLPFGPFLILAGAIFLFAPNFIRYIII; encoded by the coding sequence ATGATTGAACACTTCAACCTTTTCTTTGGCACCAATACAGTAGGTTCGCTGTATTTTCTGTTGCTCGGTTTGATTGTGGGTAGTTTTTTAAATGTGGTGATTTGGCGCATGCCAAAGGCGCTCTTCAGTAATGCTGAATCTGCTGTAGATACCGGAGTGAGTGTTTCGCCATGGAGTTGCCTATTTAATCCACCATCTACCACGCCATGCTGTGGTCAAAAGATTGCTTGGCGCGACAATATCCCAGTATTTTCTTGGTTGCGTTTGCGCGGCAAGTGTCGCAGTTGCGGTAAGCACATCTCTTCTCGCTACTTGTTAGTGGAATTTGCTACCGGGCTAGCCTTTATGTGGAGTTATGTACAGTTTGGGCTTAGCTTTCAGATGCTTCTGCATTGTGCTTTGTTCGCCCTGTTGATCATCCTGTTTTGGATTGATATAGAAACTTACTATCTGCCAGATTGCTTCACTTATAGTGTTCTCTGGCTTGGTCTTTTAGGCAGTGCTTTTAATTTTTTGCCACTTGCACCTGTTGCTGCCATTCTAGGGGCCGCAGTAGGGTACTTATTGCCATGGTCTATTAATTTTCTCTATTGGCTCTGGCGGGGTCGTGATGGCTTTGGTGGTGGAGACTTCAAGCTTCTAGGTGCACTTGGTGCATGGCTGGGCGTGACTACCATCATGCCGATTTTGGGTCTAGCAACAATATTGGCCTTATTGGGCGTTGGCTTGCAAATGCTCTTGAACAAAGAGCAATGGAACCCTGAGCGCATGCTGCCCTTTGGCCCATTCTTAATATTGGCGGGAGCAATTTTTCTATTTGCTCCCAACTTCATTCGATACATCATTATTTAA
- a CDS encoding type II secretion system protein — MQTSSAKRRGQLGITLMELLVTIAIIAILAAIGVPIYTNNIRIAKNAEAQNTLKTIYLMQKNYFAENYCYYITPGSGDQSTSVNQYLLGSTTPTTGPIVVGTSNDFYFYISPGTVGSSGNCTGVNSNDYVAYAQSRSDSSLTYSINQQNVKTGF; from the coding sequence GTGCAAACCAGTTCGGCAAAAAGAAGAGGGCAGTTAGGCATCACCCTGATGGAATTGTTGGTCACTATCGCCATCATTGCGATATTGGCTGCCATTGGTGTGCCCATCTACACCAACAATATTCGTATTGCCAAGAATGCTGAAGCGCAAAATACCCTTAAGACAATTTACTTGATGCAGAAAAATTATTTTGCTGAAAACTATTGCTACTACATTACGCCTGGATCTGGCGACCAATCTACGAGTGTGAATCAATATTTATTGGGCTCCACTACACCAACAACTGGACCCATTGTGGTTGGAACAAGCAATGACTTTTATTTCTATATTTCGCCTGGAACAGTCGGCTCCTCAGGCAATTGCACGGGCGTGAATTCCAATGACTATGTGGCCTACGCCCAATCGAGAAGTGATTCGAGTTTGACGTATTCGATTAATCAACAAAATGTCAAAACAGGATTCTAG
- a CDS encoding prepilin-type N-terminal cleavage/methylation domain-containing protein, translated as MNTQTKQKGFTLVELLVVIAIIGILTAIGVPMYNGYQASAKVSATKQNFDGMKTFIAGEVTKCSAGLTPSLADPKAGGTTITCPSGLTATTAATYFTAYGLATMKNPYDSTSTTAVNGTIPPANNGEIGISGAATTSCPSGVSIQAKIIDPATNTSTAYPAAAECISVQ; from the coding sequence GTGAATACTCAAACTAAACAAAAAGGTTTTACGCTGGTAGAACTATTGGTGGTGATTGCCATCATCGGTATTTTGACTGCCATTGGCGTACCAATGTACAACGGCTACCAAGCTTCTGCGAAGGTCAGCGCTACCAAGCAAAACTTCGATGGTATGAAAACATTCATTGCAGGTGAGGTGACGAAGTGTTCCGCTGGCTTAACACCATCTTTGGCAGATCCTAAGGCAGGCGGCACAACTATTACATGTCCTAGCGGTTTAACTGCAACTACGGCTGCTACGTATTTCACAGCCTATGGTTTAGCAACCATGAAGAACCCGTACGACAGCACTTCTACGACTGCTGTGAATGGCACTATTCCTCCCGCAAACAATGGTGAGATTGGTATCAGCGGAGCAGCTACTACGTCATGCCCATCTGGTGTTTCTATTCAGGCGAAGATTATTGATCCAGCCACCAACACCTCTACTGCATATCCAGCTGCTGCGGAGTGCATTAGCGTCCAGTAA
- a CDS encoding PilZ domain-containing protein — protein MTKKTHQTRTSDRVKTELPVSINGVQGITRDVSASGIFLEVNSPQEPGSTIEFLVKLDSPTGQLTFSCEGEVVRTEELEEKYGIATKILSMYLVPLLDEQK, from the coding sequence ATGACGAAAAAAACCCATCAAACTCGGACGTCCGATCGTGTTAAAACAGAATTGCCTGTCAGTATTAATGGTGTGCAGGGTATCACTAGAGATGTGAGTGCTAGCGGTATTTTTCTGGAGGTCAACAGTCCTCAAGAACCCGGTAGCACAATTGAATTTTTAGTGAAGCTTGATTCCCCAACGGGGCAGCTTACCTTTTCTTGTGAGGGCGAAGTAGTTCGCACAGAAGAGTTAGAGGAAAAGTATGGGATTGCTACCAAAATTTTATCGATGTATTTGGTTCCCCTGTTAGATGAGCAGAAGTAA
- a CDS encoding response regulator transcription factor — protein sequence MLMPTHKGNRLGRTAQNTVNVLLIDSHRITLWGLKHLIESSGNFSVCALATNQKEALQYIDQCKPDIVILEPDLDGENGIELIPTLLQKSHARVIVLTGLRDSDSHDLAIVKGARGVLKKSDSHENLLKAIEKIHQGELWVNRDATSRILMQIAQANAPKEKTPEEKKLAVLTPKEEKIARTLLNHSEKPLKEIAGLLHISEHTLRNHLASVYEKLGTRNRLELYVFCSKHMT from the coding sequence ATGTTAATGCCAACACACAAGGGAAATCGTTTGGGTAGGACCGCTCAAAATACTGTGAATGTTTTATTGATTGATAGTCACCGAATCACCTTGTGGGGTCTAAAGCATCTGATTGAAAGCTCTGGCAACTTTTCTGTTTGCGCTTTAGCTACTAATCAAAAAGAAGCGCTTCAATACATTGATCAGTGCAAGCCCGATATCGTCATCCTAGAACCAGATCTTGATGGTGAAAATGGCATTGAGCTCATCCCCACCCTATTACAAAAAAGCCATGCCAGAGTGATTGTTCTGACGGGACTAAGAGATTCAGATTCGCATGACCTTGCCATTGTTAAAGGCGCGCGTGGCGTTCTCAAAAAATCTGATTCACATGAGAATCTTTTGAAAGCCATTGAAAAGATTCATCAAGGTGAGTTATGGGTTAATCGCGATGCCACATCGCGCATCTTGATGCAAATTGCGCAAGCAAATGCCCCTAAAGAGAAAACTCCAGAAGAGAAAAAATTAGCTGTCTTAACTCCCAAAGAAGAAAAAATTGCCCGCACCTTGCTTAACCATAGCGAAAAGCCTTTAAAAGAAATTGCTGGGCTTTTACATATCAGCGAACACACCCTTCGCAATCATTTAGCCTCTGTTTACGAGAAACTAGGCACACGTAACCGCCTAGAGCTTTATGTTTTCTGCTCTAAACATATGACATAA
- a CDS encoding PilZ domain-containing protein: MKSKSLPRSASSVKQRARADRVQAALPITLGEHFGKTRDISATGIYFEMPVEKELGSQVDFVIDLDTPGGALKMQCIGEVVRVQNADGKFGIAVKITSSELK; the protein is encoded by the coding sequence ATGAAATCTAAGTCGCTTCCTAGAAGCGCTTCCTCTGTAAAACAACGGGCACGCGCAGATCGTGTCCAAGCAGCCCTCCCCATTACTTTAGGCGAACACTTCGGAAAAACCCGCGATATTAGCGCTACAGGTATTTATTTTGAAATGCCAGTTGAAAAAGAGCTTGGTTCACAAGTAGATTTTGTGATTGATCTTGACACACCAGGCGGCGCTTTAAAGATGCAATGCATAGGTGAAGTGGTGAGAGTTCAAAATGCGGATGGCAAATTTGGTATTGCCGTCAAAATTACGAGTTCAGAATTAAAATAG
- a CDS encoding DUF6088 family protein, which produces MARATTKDRILASLRNSKGKVFLRDDFNRFGTYRQVCRVIKELSDEGKLMRLGYGTYVKARPSSITGKPVADESLINIGLEVMKKLDIKAEVGKEMRALIEGDSTQVPMLPIVNIGNSRVSRKLSVGNRSLVYEKS; this is translated from the coding sequence ATGGCTAGAGCAACAACCAAAGACCGCATTTTGGCCAGCCTACGCAACTCCAAAGGCAAAGTCTTCTTGCGTGATGACTTCAATCGATTTGGCACCTACCGCCAGGTCTGCCGTGTAATTAAAGAACTATCAGACGAAGGCAAACTAATGCGCCTGGGCTACGGTACCTATGTAAAAGCACGCCCTTCTTCCATTACCGGCAAACCAGTAGCAGATGAAAGTCTGATTAATATCGGTCTTGAGGTCATGAAAAAGTTAGACATCAAAGCAGAAGTAGGAAAAGAGATGCGCGCCCTGATTGAAGGTGATAGCACTCAGGTGCCAATGCTTCCCATCGTCAATATCGGCAACTCTCGGGTCAGCCGCAAGTTATCTGTTGGTAATCGTAGTCTAGTCTATGAAAAAAGTTAA
- a CDS encoding nucleotidyl transferase AbiEii/AbiGii toxin family protein, which produces MKKVNDIQRLQVLDVINEFGLGISEFALEKDFMVTDALDSLANINNPDFELVFCGGTCLSKAYGLLERVSEDVDIKATPKLSEGLTKSKIRSSMSKLKDDLEGALNLAGFKSEFISRDAKGDNNFIEFDIQYLSHFQVSPAMRANLKLEVSYSPLQLPKQDKEIMLLFDFLASMSTGPRFLIPCVDLREALAEKLITFPRRLALSLTKAGEKADKALVRHLYDVYQITAKNPDLLKNDLVLMTNLVAKVIKKDGLDFAKQHDAFVKDPLGEINKAMSYAKADPQTKRTYDEFIRVMVYDKNAPSFADAFSQFSQTLNLAIPNFCDSRLDSALIF; this is translated from the coding sequence ATGAAAAAAGTTAACGATATCCAACGACTCCAAGTCTTGGATGTTATCAATGAGTTTGGGCTTGGTATATCCGAATTCGCGCTAGAAAAAGACTTCATGGTTACCGATGCTTTAGACTCGCTTGCCAACATCAATAATCCAGACTTTGAATTGGTCTTCTGTGGCGGCACCTGCCTCTCTAAGGCCTATGGTCTATTAGAGAGGGTCTCTGAAGATGTGGATATCAAAGCTACCCCAAAATTATCAGAGGGATTGACCAAGAGCAAAATCCGCTCAAGCATGAGCAAACTCAAAGATGACCTTGAGGGGGCACTGAACTTGGCTGGCTTTAAATCGGAGTTCATTTCAAGAGATGCTAAGGGCGATAACAACTTCATAGAATTCGATATCCAGTACTTATCTCACTTTCAGGTAAGCCCTGCTATGCGAGCTAATTTAAAGCTGGAAGTAAGTTACAGTCCTTTACAGCTACCAAAGCAAGATAAAGAAATTATGCTCCTCTTTGACTTCTTGGCTAGCATGAGTACCGGACCTAGGTTTTTAATTCCCTGTGTAGATTTGAGAGAGGCTCTAGCTGAGAAACTCATTACCTTCCCAAGACGTCTAGCTCTATCATTGACCAAAGCTGGTGAAAAAGCAGATAAAGCCTTAGTTCGTCATCTGTACGATGTTTATCAGATAACCGCAAAGAACCCCGACCTTCTAAAAAATGATCTGGTGTTGATGACTAATCTGGTAGCGAAGGTTATCAAAAAGGATGGGCTGGACTTTGCCAAGCAACATGATGCGTTTGTCAAAGACCCCTTGGGTGAAATCAATAAGGCAATGAGCTATGCTAAAGCAGATCCGCAAACCAAGCGGACCTACGATGAATTTATCAGGGTTATGGTCTATGACAAGAATGCACCCTCCTTTGCAGATGCATTCTCACAATTTTCCCAAACTCTGAATCTAGCAATACCAAACTTTTGTGATAGTAGGCTAGATTCCGCCCTTATTTTTTGA
- a CDS encoding TolC family outer membrane protein: MFKLKNLYVRRSLLAIIVGTLVSPAMALDLMQSYELALKNDPIYRSASKDYEAGLENNGIGRSAVLPKIGAAYNQNANRAVQWGAQYTGGPQTSTNWSYPSNYSYVQLTQPIFSLEAFARWRQGIAQADFSQSKFIYNTQDLLIRVAQAYTDLLFAVDQLQFQAAERDAFLEQWNVAKKLNQGGEVSMTDILEAEASYQVAEAKVIDAKDAIENAKRKLDNITGEPITNVNDVTKLSAGFRYLSLPTMRFEDWKEKALASNAELKAAENNVEVAKQEYRKNHAGHYPVVNLVGALTTQQSNTVTSINNTTNQSYLGVQVNLPIFSGGEINARSSQALANYEKAQADYDVTRDKIVTELRKQYDFVVSGKQKVAALTSAQESATQLVKAMRKSVMAGERINVDVLLAEKGLFNTRRDLAQTKYNYLVAYLKLNQLGGSLEVNDFEKVAVYFKK; encoded by the coding sequence ATGTTTAAATTGAAGAATTTATACGTAAGAAGAAGTCTCTTAGCGATTATTGTGGGAACGCTGGTATCGCCAGCGATGGCCTTAGATTTGATGCAATCCTATGAACTTGCGCTAAAGAATGATCCTATTTATCGTTCCGCAAGTAAAGACTACGAAGCCGGTTTGGAAAACAATGGTATTGGCCGTTCTGCTGTGCTGCCAAAGATCGGCGCTGCATACAATCAAAATGCAAATAGAGCAGTTCAATGGGGCGCTCAATATACTGGCGGCCCACAAACGTCTACCAACTGGAGCTATCCAAGTAATTACTCCTATGTACAGCTGACCCAGCCGATTTTTAGCTTGGAAGCGTTCGCACGCTGGCGCCAGGGTATCGCCCAAGCAGACTTTAGTCAGTCGAAGTTTATTTACAACACACAGGATTTATTGATCCGGGTGGCACAGGCCTATACCGATCTTCTCTTTGCTGTGGATCAACTGCAGTTTCAGGCCGCTGAACGTGATGCCTTTTTAGAGCAGTGGAACGTAGCCAAGAAACTCAATCAGGGTGGCGAAGTATCGATGACGGACATCTTAGAGGCGGAGGCATCCTACCAGGTGGCTGAAGCTAAGGTGATCGACGCTAAAGATGCGATTGAGAATGCCAAACGTAAGCTCGATAACATTACGGGCGAACCCATTACCAATGTGAATGACGTCACTAAACTATCTGCAGGCTTTCGGTATTTAAGTTTGCCTACTATGCGCTTTGAAGATTGGAAAGAAAAGGCACTCGCTAGCAATGCCGAGTTAAAAGCCGCCGAAAACAATGTGGAGGTAGCTAAGCAGGAGTATCGTAAAAACCATGCGGGTCACTACCCGGTAGTCAATCTTGTTGGCGCATTGACTACTCAGCAATCCAATACGGTCACCAGTATTAATAACACCACCAATCAAAGTTATTTAGGCGTGCAGGTGAATTTGCCGATCTTCAGTGGCGGAGAAATTAACGCCCGTAGCTCGCAAGCTTTAGCGAACTATGAAAAAGCCCAAGCAGATTACGATGTCACTCGTGACAAAATCGTTACTGAATTGCGTAAGCAATACGACTTTGTAGTCTCTGGCAAGCAAAAGGTTGCCGCTTTAACATCCGCCCAAGAATCTGCTACCCAGCTAGTTAAAGCAATGCGTAAGAGTGTGATGGCTGGTGAGCGTATTAACGTGGATGTGCTCTTGGCAGAAAAAGGTTTATTCAATACCCGTCGTGATTTAGCTCAAACGAAGTACAACTATTTGGTGGCCTACTTAAAGCTCAACCAATTAGGCGGCTCTTTAGAAGTGAATGACTTTGAAAAGGTTGCTGTTTACTTCAAAAAATAA
- a CDS encoding HlyD family efflux transporter periplasmic adaptor subunit has translation MSSLDQQPDKQQPEPESTPSSGQLMNKVNSTALVVANTTKTALTKLADTYTEWHDLRTGQKDEKYFSWLGWQVLIWGFGGALLWAFLAPIEKGVSASGYVITDSNRKAIQPAFAGVVDDIYVKEGQKVKAGEVLVKLNPINAQAQANATKETIEGLDAQVKGLSQAIAQKKQQSALLEKQLIGLRELVAEGYMARNKVFDLERQQLQLKASILEDEGNLIRTKKQVSEQQEKLNPYEYDLANTQLKSPVDGQVVNITIFTKGGVVSPGQKLMEVIPTNEAMIVEGQLPVHLVDKVHVDLPVEMMFTAFNTNRTPHIPGVLVSVGADRIVDEKTGQPYYKIQAVTTPQGAKLLKDLKVRPGMPVELFVKTGEQSMMTYLMKPIFDRAHSAMRED, from the coding sequence ATGAGTTCATTAGATCAACAGCCTGATAAGCAGCAACCAGAGCCCGAGTCCACACCATCTTCTGGTCAGCTAATGAATAAAGTGAATAGCACGGCTTTGGTCGTGGCCAACACCACTAAAACAGCATTAACAAAGTTGGCTGATACTTATACAGAATGGCATGACCTGCGCACTGGCCAAAAAGATGAGAAGTATTTCTCATGGCTTGGTTGGCAGGTATTGATTTGGGGTTTTGGTGGCGCTCTTTTATGGGCTTTTTTGGCTCCAATTGAGAAGGGCGTATCTGCTTCGGGCTATGTAATCACTGATAGTAATCGCAAAGCCATTCAGCCGGCATTCGCTGGCGTGGTTGATGATATTTACGTAAAAGAAGGTCAAAAGGTTAAGGCTGGTGAAGTCCTGGTCAAACTGAATCCCATCAACGCACAAGCCCAAGCCAATGCGACGAAGGAAACCATTGAGGGCTTAGATGCGCAGGTAAAGGGCTTATCTCAAGCGATTGCCCAAAAGAAACAACAATCCGCTCTTCTTGAAAAGCAGTTGATTGGATTACGAGAGTTGGTTGCTGAAGGCTATATGGCACGCAACAAAGTATTTGATTTGGAGCGCCAGCAATTACAACTAAAGGCTTCCATCTTGGAGGATGAAGGTAATTTAATTCGCACGAAGAAGCAGGTCAGTGAGCAACAAGAAAAGCTTAACCCTTACGAGTACGACCTTGCTAATACTCAGCTCAAATCCCCCGTTGATGGCCAAGTTGTGAATATCACCATCTTCACTAAGGGAGGGGTTGTTAGCCCCGGGCAGAAATTAATGGAGGTCATTCCGACAAATGAAGCGATGATTGTTGAAGGTCAGCTGCCAGTCCATTTGGTAGATAAGGTGCATGTCGATTTACCAGTGGAAATGATGTTTACTGCCTTTAATACCAACCGAACTCCTCATATTCCCGGGGTATTGGTTTCAGTTGGGGCGGATCGCATCGTTGACGAAAAAACTGGTCAACCCTATTACAAGATTCAGGCTGTTACAACACCGCAAGGTGCAAAACTACTCAAGGATCTCAAGGTTCGTCCTGGCATGCCGGTAGAATTGTTTGTAAAGACTGGCGAACAATCAATGATGACTTATTTGATGAAACCTATTTTTGATCGTGCTCATTCTGCCATGCGTGAAGATTGA
- a CDS encoding type I secretion system permease/ATPase, with product MQKYLKPPKADNEILVALYGYKKIFRSVGFFTACMNLLLLVPSIYMLEVYDRVLTSRNEFTLLMLSLIILFLYVIYAALDAIRSHTVIEVGKRIDAELNHRTYTAAFEQNLKVRGGNAGQALNDLTTIRQFVTGPSLYAFFDAPWFPFYLIVIFLFNGWLGLFSTVCVLILIVLAFLNESVTHQPLAEASTLSVQSANIATNNLRQAEVLESMGMLPALRDRWYALHSKFLEMQAVASQRAATMGAMTKFFRTLMQSLALGFAAFLVLENKLSPGMMIAATILLGKATSPVEMVIGSWKQWRGMISSYERLKKLLEDNPPRVVGMSLQRPKGFVSMEGVYAAPPGIQKAVLKNINFAIEPGDVLGVIGPSASGKSTLARVAVGIWPSTPNAARIDGADVYRWNKDELGPAIGYMPQDIEVFPGTVSENIARFTQFQADDVIEAAQSAGVHDMILHFPEGYDTRIGDGGIGLSGGQKQRLALARALFGKPSVIVLDEPNSNLDEVGEAALVKAIIEARNRKATVIVITHRMPILQITTKLLLLQDGNARMFGPSAQVMQALQNPAGKTAIQEGQTLAEGAKQVSQDAKDPDVPNPSSPKGSVA from the coding sequence ATGCAAAAATACCTCAAACCCCCCAAAGCTGATAATGAGATCTTGGTTGCCTTGTATGGCTACAAGAAGATCTTTCGCTCTGTGGGATTTTTTACTGCTTGCATGAACTTGCTCTTGCTGGTGCCATCCATCTATATGTTGGAGGTATATGACCGAGTGTTAACGAGTCGTAATGAATTTACGCTCTTGATGCTTTCTCTGATCATTTTATTTCTGTATGTCATTTATGCAGCATTAGATGCGATTCGTAGTCATACCGTGATTGAGGTGGGTAAGAGGATTGATGCTGAACTGAATCACCGCACCTATACAGCCGCATTTGAGCAAAACCTGAAAGTGCGCGGTGGCAATGCTGGACAAGCTTTAAATGATTTGACCACCATACGTCAGTTTGTTACCGGGCCATCACTATATGCATTCTTCGATGCCCCGTGGTTTCCTTTTTATTTGATCGTAATATTTTTATTCAACGGCTGGTTAGGGCTGTTCTCTACAGTTTGTGTTTTGATTTTGATTGTGTTGGCATTCTTAAATGAATCTGTAACCCACCAGCCATTAGCTGAAGCAAGTACTTTGTCTGTGCAGTCTGCCAATATCGCGACCAATAATTTGCGTCAAGCGGAAGTCTTAGAGTCAATGGGAATGTTGCCGGCTTTGCGCGATCGTTGGTACGCATTACATAGCAAGTTCTTAGAAATGCAAGCCGTTGCTAGTCAGAGGGCTGCAACGATGGGGGCAATGACGAAATTCTTTAGAACCCTGATGCAGTCCTTAGCCTTAGGTTTTGCCGCTTTCTTGGTCCTCGAAAACAAGCTTTCTCCTGGTATGATGATTGCTGCCACAATTTTGCTCGGTAAGGCTACTAGCCCAGTGGAGATGGTCATTGGCTCTTGGAAACAATGGCGTGGAATGATTAGCTCATACGAGCGTCTCAAAAAACTGTTGGAAGACAATCCGCCTCGCGTAGTCGGTATGAGTTTGCAGCGACCCAAGGGCTTCGTAAGCATGGAGGGGGTATATGCTGCACCTCCAGGCATTCAAAAAGCGGTACTCAAAAATATTAATTTTGCTATTGAGCCAGGCGATGTTTTGGGCGTTATCGGGCCAAGCGCATCAGGTAAATCGACCCTAGCACGCGTTGCGGTCGGTATCTGGCCTTCCACGCCGAATGCCGCTCGTATTGATGGTGCTGATGTGTACCGCTGGAATAAAGATGAGTTGGGCCCTGCCATTGGTTACATGCCACAGGATATTGAAGTGTTCCCCGGCACCGTTAGTGAGAATATCGCCCGGTTTACGCAATTTCAAGCCGATGATGTGATCGAGGCCGCTCAATCTGCTGGCGTACATGACATGATTTTGCACTTTCCCGAAGGGTATGACACTCGAATTGGGGATGGCGGTATTGGTCTGTCTGGTGGGCAAAAGCAGCGCTTAGCTCTAGCAAGAGCCTTGTTTGGTAAGCCGAGCGTCATTGTCCTTGATGAGCCGAATTCAAACTTAGATGAGGTAGGTGAGGCTGCACTGGTAAAAGCGATTATTGAAGCCCGCAATCGCAAGGCTACCGTGATTGTCATCACGCATCGCATGCCAATTTTACAAATCACCACTAAATTGCTACTACTTCAAGATGGTAATGCCCGCATGTTTGGTCCCTCAGCCCAGGTTATGCAGGCTTTGCAAAATCCCGCTGGTAAGACGGCAATTCAAGAGGGTCAGACATTAGCAGAGGGAGCAAAACAAGTTTCTCAGGATGCTAAGGATCCCGATGTGCCAAATCCATCAAGCCCTAAAGGGAGTGTGGCATGA
- a CDS encoding Ig-like domain-containing protein, with protein FTPTSNSTTSASVSVASSKFSDAAGNFNNDGSDSNNTVSMTVNTILDTTPPTIAIASDVSALKAGDVAHLTFTLSESSSDFTSADVSYSGGTLSNFAGSGTSYTADFTPTSNSTTSASVSVASSKFSDAAGNFNNDGSDSNNTVSMTVDTVRPTIAITADKLQLSSGQIQLTFTLSEASSDFISSDVSVTSGTLSSWSKSSSTRYTAKFNPDNFNADHSGSVSVTSNKFSDAAGNFNQDGNDANNLVTIAIKKPSSSSDPIVLDLSGDGISYIESNPGVIYDFGNGAVISPWISANDGFLAYLNTDGSLNISFSTLLGETDLQGLAKVYDVNKDGVLNSEDAEFSSFGVWNDSNGDGIADAGEVKSLAEIGIASINVVSDSNASTAANGDVVIHGQTIFTKLDGTVGIVHDVSFNVTPVATPEVPVPVPEVPIVGVVLDQAPAVLG; from the coding sequence ACTTTACACCCACATCTAACAGCACGACCAGTGCAAGTGTTAGCGTTGCAAGTAGTAAATTTAGCGATGCAGCAGGTAACTTTAATAATGATGGTAGCGACAGTAACAACACAGTATCCATGACTGTTAATACTATCTTGGATACCACGCCACCAACGATTGCGATTGCTAGTGATGTCTCTGCACTTAAAGCAGGTGATGTGGCTCACCTAACATTTACCTTGTCTGAGTCGTCATCAGACTTCACAAGCGCTGATGTGTCTTATAGTGGGGGTACTTTGAGTAACTTTGCTGGTAGCGGTACTAGCTATACAGCAGACTTTACACCCACATCTAACAGCACGACCAGTGCAAGTGTTAGCGTTGCAAGTAGTAAATTTAGCGATGCAGCAGGTAACTTTAATAATGATGGTAGCGACAGTAACAACACAGTATCCATGACTGTTGATACTGTTCGTCCAACGATTGCGATTACAGCGGATAAACTACAATTATCTAGTGGTCAGATTCAGTTAACTTTCACATTATCTGAAGCATCTAGTGATTTCATTTCTAGCGATGTTTCTGTAACTTCTGGCACGCTGAGTAGCTGGAGTAAATCGTCTTCGACGAGATATACTGCAAAGTTTAATCCCGATAACTTCAATGCGGATCATAGCGGTAGCGTAAGCGTTACAAGCAATAAATTTAGTGATGCTGCAGGTAACTTTAACCAGGACGGAAATGATGCAAATAACTTAGTAACGATAGCCATTAAAAAACCTTCTTCCAGTAGCGATCCTATAGTATTAGACTTAAGTGGTGATGGTATTTCTTATATCGAATCCAACCCAGGTGTGATCTATGACTTTGGAAATGGGGCTGTGATATCTCCTTGGATTTCGGCAAATGATGGCTTCTTAGCTTACTTGAATACTGATGGTTCATTGAATATCTCCTTCTCTACTCTACTGGGCGAGACTGATCTTCAAGGATTGGCAAAGGTATATGATGTAAATAAAGATGGCGTTCTAAATTCTGAGGATGCGGAATTCTCAAGCTTCGGAGTTTGGAATGATTCTAACGGCGATGGAATTGCTGATGCAGGGGAGGTTAAGTCTCTAGCTGAGATTGGAATTGCTAGCATTAATGTTGTATCGGATTCTAACGCTTCTACTGCAGCTAATGGCGATGTTGTGATTCATGGACAGACCATTTTTACTAAACTTGACGGTACTGTTGGCATTGTGCATGATGTTAGTTTCAATGTAACTCCAGTCGCCACGCCTGAGGTGCCCGTACCCGTTCCAGAGGTGCCTATTGTGGGAGTTGTTCTTGATCAAGCCCCAGCTGTTCTCGGCTAA